A DNA window from Pseudodesulfovibrio thermohalotolerans contains the following coding sequences:
- a CDS encoding sigma-54-dependent transcriptional regulator: MANVLIIDDDQPTCDALMELVRNIGHTADFALTAGDGVTKAEHGDFDVVFLDVRLPDANGLSILPTLRQRQLPPEVIILTGLGDPDGAELAIRNGAWDYLQKPLSPKEILLPLQRVLKYRDTLRHHAKLPDTFDRCGIAGTSAVITKALEKVASAARSDAGVLISGETGTGKELFAKALHNNSHRSSGPFIVVDCAAIPATLLESTLFGHVKGAFTGADRASEGLVLKANKGTLFLDEIGEMSLDLQKRLLRVLQERRYRPVGAGYEEQSDFRLVAATHRNLGKMVDEGNFRQDLLYRLGAMVIELPPLRDRQEDIAKLAESITSRICKKYGIPPKKLNCEVIDAFRAYEWPGNVRELGNVLESSIAAAYEMPELYVHSLPEQLRIRMLKKSISKDGNAHACCRDEPSAAEIDAAIQTDGEMLPYKSFRQEVIAKAEQRYFARLFEVCDGDIKRASQVSGLGKSRLYSQLKKYGLEKD; this comes from the coding sequence ATGGCAAACGTATTGATAATAGACGACGACCAACCGACCTGCGACGCCCTGATGGAACTCGTCAGGAACATAGGCCACACTGCCGATTTCGCGCTGACCGCCGGGGATGGCGTCACCAAGGCCGAACACGGCGACTTCGATGTGGTTTTCCTGGACGTGCGCCTTCCCGACGCCAACGGACTGAGCATTCTCCCCACCCTGCGACAGCGTCAACTCCCACCCGAAGTCATCATCCTGACCGGGTTGGGCGATCCCGACGGGGCGGAACTCGCCATCCGCAACGGCGCCTGGGACTATCTCCAGAAACCCCTTTCTCCAAAGGAAATCCTGCTCCCGCTGCAACGGGTCCTGAAGTACAGGGACACCCTGCGCCACCACGCCAAGCTGCCCGACACCTTCGACAGGTGCGGCATCGCCGGGACCAGCGCGGTCATAACCAAGGCTCTGGAGAAAGTCGCCTCGGCCGCGAGAAGCGATGCGGGCGTCCTCATCTCCGGCGAAACCGGCACAGGCAAGGAGCTGTTCGCCAAGGCGCTGCACAACAACAGCCACCGCTCATCCGGGCCGTTCATCGTGGTCGATTGCGCGGCCATCCCGGCCACCCTGCTGGAAAGCACCCTGTTCGGCCACGTCAAGGGCGCGTTCACGGGCGCGGACAGGGCCAGCGAGGGCCTGGTCCTCAAGGCCAACAAGGGAACGCTCTTCCTGGACGAGATAGGCGAAATGTCGCTCGACCTGCAAAAACGGCTTTTGCGGGTTCTCCAGGAACGCCGCTACCGACCCGTCGGCGCGGGGTATGAGGAACAGAGCGACTTCCGTCTGGTGGCCGCCACCCACCGGAATCTCGGCAAGATGGTCGACGAGGGGAACTTCCGTCAGGACCTCCTCTACCGCTTGGGCGCAATGGTTATCGAACTGCCGCCCCTGCGCGACCGGCAGGAAGACATCGCGAAACTGGCCGAAAGCATCACCAGCCGCATCTGCAAGAAATACGGCATCCCCCCGAAAAAGCTCAACTGTGAAGTTATCGACGCCTTCCGCGCATACGAATGGCCGGGCAACGTCCGTGAACTGGGCAACGTATTGGAAAGCTCCATAGCGGCCGCTTACGAAATGCCCGAACTCTATGTCCACAGCCTGCCGGAACAATTGCGTATCCGTATGCTCAAGAAGTCCATATCCAAGGACGGCAACGCCCATGCATGTTGCCGGGACGAGCCCAGTGCCGCCGAAATCGACGCCGCCATCCAGACCGACGGGGAGATGCTCCCCTACAAATCGTTCAGGCAGGAAGTCATCGCCAAGGCGGAGCAACGGTATTTCGCCAGGCTGTTCGAGGTCTGCGACGGGGACATCAAGCGCGCCTCGCAGGTCTCCGGCCTGGGCAAAAGCCGCCTGTATTCGCAACTGAAGAAATACGGCCTGGAAAAGGACTGA
- a CDS encoding ATP-binding protein, protein MRRPTIILLIFLAFAVIAGCHYLEGESPLTPDERQWIEDHPDGVKVGVGLHYPPYETFDLNGEYQGLSADFIRLISEKTGLKILPVRFRNRQETLKALLTGEVQMMAALEMTPQLREDLDFTQPYISVPAAIICRKEYTEDLTLDKLSGMRIGVTVSDHFTKYLHERYPDGGYTIVPMAGGYIGGLRSLAVGDVDALICDMALASRYIANARISNLRIAGITNYSIELRIASRKETPMLGNVLRKGLSLILPHERQSTEEEWLSLQYRPFWVSRTFWFSVFAVFGVIMGSIVLILFWNRSLKRQVNQRTRTLSSINKVLLGSLDCRTEQEVMFRCLAEAKTMSGSERAALCLVARGGGMTRVLSVSGDDFIEDAGMKKMESPCLMQEQIVELEAGRHIRLSIADEGRHIVAVPIKTGSGTAQPVISVLRSDRNYTDDEISLLTEVLFVFNEALQRKRTEISLHDKERQLQRVQRMEALGTLAGGIAHDFNNLLGVIVANGEMIELFHIDGSQALESKTRAILAAAYRGRDLVSQILSFTSKGNEEARLINISPIIKEAVKFLKASLPALISIKYEIGKPEPSILADPTQVHQVIMNLCTNSAHAMEGNGGTLSISLRMAARPIQADAATTVRACDYLCLSVSDTGKGIPQDLQERIFDPFFTTKTLGKGTGLGLAVVQGIVKGWGGFVRVESTENIGTTFRIYIPSCTDEQFDQPSPVSRRKLPGGTGTILFVDDEKELAESYSELLASLGYNVHTATDSKRALSMFEASPDAFDLIITDYNMPGLRGDKLAKSILAIRPDIPIILCTGYSHSFGEPDAKSIGIETFLNKPVELRSLATAVSKFLGPGDGLFNSNRNQ, encoded by the coding sequence GTGCGACGCCCTACCATCATCCTTCTCATTTTTCTGGCATTCGCGGTCATAGCCGGATGTCATTACCTTGAAGGCGAAAGCCCTCTCACGCCCGATGAGCGGCAATGGATCGAGGACCACCCGGACGGGGTAAAGGTCGGCGTCGGGCTGCATTATCCGCCCTATGAGACTTTCGACCTCAATGGCGAATACCAGGGATTGAGCGCCGACTTCATCCGGCTCATCAGCGAAAAGACGGGGCTCAAGATTTTGCCGGTCCGGTTCCGCAACCGCCAGGAGACGCTCAAGGCCCTCCTGACGGGCGAAGTCCAAATGATGGCGGCGCTGGAGATGACGCCCCAGCTCCGCGAGGACCTGGATTTCACCCAGCCATACATCAGCGTGCCCGCCGCCATCATCTGCCGCAAGGAATACACGGAAGACCTGACCCTCGACAAACTCTCCGGGATGCGCATCGGCGTCACCGTTTCCGACCACTTCACCAAATACCTGCACGAACGGTATCCGGACGGCGGCTACACCATCGTTCCCATGGCGGGCGGCTACATCGGCGGCCTCAGATCGCTGGCTGTCGGCGATGTGGACGCCCTGATCTGCGACATGGCCCTTGCGTCGCGCTACATTGCCAACGCCCGCATCAGCAACCTCCGCATTGCGGGCATCACCAACTATTCCATCGAATTGCGGATCGCGTCGCGCAAGGAAACGCCCATGCTCGGCAACGTCCTGCGCAAAGGGCTGAGCCTCATCCTGCCCCATGAGCGCCAGAGCACCGAGGAAGAATGGCTGTCGCTCCAATACCGCCCCTTCTGGGTCAGCCGGACCTTCTGGTTCTCGGTCTTCGCGGTCTTCGGCGTAATCATGGGAAGCATCGTGTTGATCCTGTTCTGGAACCGGAGCCTTAAACGACAGGTCAACCAGCGGACCCGGACATTGAGTTCCATCAACAAGGTCCTGCTCGGATCGCTGGACTGCCGAACTGAGCAGGAGGTCATGTTCCGCTGCCTTGCCGAGGCCAAGACCATGTCCGGGAGCGAACGCGCGGCCCTGTGCCTTGTCGCCAGGGGCGGCGGCATGACGCGCGTTCTGTCCGTGTCGGGTGACGATTTCATCGAAGACGCCGGGATGAAGAAAATGGAATCCCCCTGCCTGATGCAGGAGCAGATCGTCGAGCTGGAAGCCGGACGCCACATCCGGCTGTCCATCGCTGACGAGGGCCGGCATATCGTGGCCGTCCCCATCAAGACCGGGTCCGGCACCGCCCAACCCGTCATCAGCGTCCTTCGCTCGGACAGAAATTACACGGACGATGAAATATCCCTGCTGACCGAGGTGCTTTTCGTCTTTAACGAGGCCCTGCAACGAAAGCGCACCGAGATATCGCTGCATGACAAGGAACGCCAGCTCCAACGGGTCCAGCGGATGGAAGCCCTCGGCACGCTCGCGGGCGGCATCGCGCACGACTTCAACAACCTGCTCGGCGTCATCGTCGCCAACGGCGAGATGATCGAGCTGTTCCATATCGACGGAAGCCAGGCGCTGGAGTCCAAGACGCGGGCCATCCTGGCCGCCGCATACAGAGGCCGGGATCTGGTCAGCCAAATTCTGAGCTTCACCAGCAAAGGCAATGAGGAAGCGCGGCTCATCAACATCAGCCCGATCATCAAGGAAGCGGTGAAATTCCTGAAGGCTTCCCTCCCGGCCCTTATCAGCATCAAATATGAAATAGGCAAACCGGAACCGTCCATACTGGCGGACCCGACCCAGGTTCACCAGGTCATCATGAACCTGTGCACCAACTCCGCGCACGCCATGGAAGGAAACGGCGGCACCCTCTCCATCAGCCTGCGCATGGCCGCGCGCCCCATCCAGGCCGACGCCGCCACAACAGTCCGTGCCTGCGACTACCTTTGCCTCTCGGTGAGCGACACTGGCAAGGGCATCCCCCAAGACCTTCAGGAGCGGATTTTCGACCCGTTCTTCACCACCAAAACCCTGGGAAAGGGGACGGGCCTGGGATTGGCCGTGGTGCAGGGCATCGTCAAGGGATGGGGCGGTTTCGTCAGGGTGGAATCGACGGAAAACATCGGCACCACATTCCGCATCTACATCCCCTCGTGCACCGACGAACAGTTCGACCAGCCCAGCCCGGTATCGCGGCGCAAGCTTCCCGGCGGAACCGGAACCATCCTCTTCGTCGACGACGAGAAGGAGCTGGCCGAATCCTACAGCGAACTGCTCGCGAGCCTCGGGTACAACGTCCACACCGCCACCGACAGCAAAAGGGCGCTCTCCATGTTCGAAGCGTCCCCGGACGCCTTTGATCTCATCATCACCGACTACAACATGCCCGGCCTGCGGGGGGACAAGCTCGCAAAGAGCATTCTCGCGATCCGGCCCGACATCCCGATCATTCTTTGCACCGGCTACAGCCACAGCTTCGGCGAGCCGGACGCGAAGAGCATAGGCATCGAAACGTTCCTGAACAAGCCGGTCGAGCTGCGTAGCCTGGCCACGGCCGTCAGCAAGTTCCTCGGGCCGGGCGACGGCCTGTTCAACAGCAACCGGAACCAATAG
- the allE gene encoding (S)-ureidoglycine aminohydrolase, whose protein sequence is MPYPEGFLKNRSSYEPGKYAVITTEGRVINVVPGISGCALSILASPKLGANFVQMVGTVSTEGKTTVPYGQAENIETFLFVMDGEGSLDVTVDGHTETLAAGGYTYSPPGKGIGFTSKGDAPVTILLYKQRFIPHPDPEMRRPWMVSGSIRDIRESLYDQMENVFVRDLLPVDEAFDMNFHTLAFLPGGCHPFVETHVQEHGMYIYQGQGLYLLDEKWLPVESGDFIWIAPFCKQACYGTGLERMEYIYSKDCHRDEAV, encoded by the coding sequence ATGCCTTATCCGGAAGGATTCCTGAAGAACCGGTCTTCCTACGAACCCGGCAAATATGCGGTCATCACCACCGAGGGCCGGGTCATCAACGTGGTCCCGGGCATATCGGGCTGTGCGCTGTCCATCCTGGCCTCGCCCAAACTCGGAGCCAATTTCGTACAGATGGTCGGCACCGTCTCCACCGAAGGGAAAACAACCGTCCCATACGGGCAGGCCGAAAACATCGAAACGTTCCTCTTCGTGATGGACGGCGAAGGCTCCCTGGACGTCACTGTGGACGGTCACACGGAAACCTTGGCCGCCGGGGGCTACACCTACTCCCCGCCCGGCAAGGGAATCGGTTTCACGTCCAAGGGCGACGCCCCGGTCACTATCCTTCTCTACAAGCAACGCTTCATCCCCCACCCCGACCCCGAAATGAGACGTCCCTGGATGGTCAGCGGGTCCATTCGCGACATCAGGGAAAGTCTCTACGACCAGATGGAAAACGTCTTTGTCCGCGACCTGCTGCCGGTGGACGAGGCCTTTGACATGAACTTCCACACGCTCGCCTTCCTTCCCGGCGGATGCCACCCCTTCGTGGAGACTCACGTACAGGAACACGGCATGTACATATATCAGGGCCAGGGGCTTTACCTGCTGGATGAAAAGTGGCTGCCGGTCGAGTCCGGGGACTTCATATGGATAGCCCCCTTCTGCAAACAGGCCTGCTACGGAACCGGCCTGGAACGCATGGAATACATCTATTCCAAGGACTGCCACCGCGACGAAGCCGTCTAA
- the ilvC gene encoding ketol-acid reductoisomerase: protein MNEIAFEKIYRDEDVDLSVLEDKTIAVIGYGSQGHAQSMNMRESGMKIIVGAGDRTRHSSWNKAEADGFEVFSIEEAVEKADIVHILLQDPAQPSVYYDSIHAHLRAGQTLSFAHGFAVLYGTIKPPKDVDVVLFVPNGPGPVTRQKFKDGSGIWGCVSVDQDVSGHARETALAISKAVGSTRVGVVDMTFQHETEGDNYEEQVLYGGTIHLMRTMYNIMVKNGYPRSFAYAKAIRSIRSIIDDIDAVGIEEYLTSRASRTCEFAVRHSGPRVINEEAMEEIFEETERGMFARNWLQEFSLGMPTLNRMRRTWADSDMERTGKIWREKFGK, encoded by the coding sequence ATGAACGAGATCGCATTCGAAAAAATCTACCGGGATGAAGACGTTGACCTGAGCGTTCTGGAAGACAAGACCATCGCCGTCATCGGATACGGCAGCCAGGGCCACGCCCAATCCATGAACATGCGCGAGAGCGGCATGAAGATCATCGTCGGAGCGGGCGATCGCACCCGCCACTCCAGTTGGAACAAGGCCGAGGCCGACGGATTCGAGGTCTTCTCCATCGAGGAAGCCGTGGAAAAGGCGGACATCGTCCATATCCTGCTCCAGGACCCGGCCCAGCCCTCGGTCTATTACGATTCCATCCACGCCCACCTCAGGGCCGGGCAGACCCTGAGCTTCGCCCACGGATTCGCCGTGCTCTACGGCACCATCAAGCCGCCCAAGGACGTGGACGTGGTCCTGTTCGTACCCAACGGTCCCGGCCCGGTCACCCGCCAGAAATTCAAGGACGGTTCAGGCATCTGGGGCTGCGTCAGCGTGGACCAGGACGTCAGCGGCCACGCCCGGGAAACCGCCCTGGCCATCTCCAAGGCCGTGGGTTCCACGCGCGTCGGCGTGGTGGACATGACCTTCCAGCATGAAACCGAAGGCGACAACTACGAAGAGCAGGTGCTCTACGGCGGAACCATCCACCTGATGCGGACCATGTACAACATCATGGTCAAAAACGGATATCCCCGGTCCTTTGCCTATGCCAAGGCGATCCGCTCCATCCGCTCCATCATCGACGACATCGACGCCGTGGGCATCGAGGAATACCTGACCTCCCGGGCCAGCCGCACCTGCGAATTCGCGGTGCGCCACAGCGGCCCCCGCGTCATCAACGAAGAAGCCATGGAAGAAATCTTCGAGGAAACCGAGCGCGGCATGTTCGCCCGGAACTGGCTCCAGGAGTTTTCCCTCGGTATGCCTACCCTGAATCGTATGCGCCGCACCTGGGCCGACTCCGACATGGAACGCACCGGAAAAATCTGGCGCGAAAAGTTCGGCAAGTAG
- a CDS encoding Zn-dependent hydrolase, protein MSILKTNPERLRRFLTEIAVFGATENGGVTRLALSDEDRDARDQLKSWFEEAGCETHVDRMGNMFFVRPGKNRALPPVLTGSHCDSQPQGGRFDGILGIVAGLEVICALNDADIALERDFIVVNWTNEEGSRFTPGTTGSGVFAGKLDREAMYGLTDRKGLTFEGELERIGYKGESDFDPRPLHANFEYHIEQGPVLERQDKTIGVPKGIVCLRWYDVEIQGVPNHAGPTPMDERQDAIYAFSRMAGRIFDIGLASDGVVATVGEVHPSPNSRNVIAGHVHFTIDIRGWDETETDRVCADIETAIRENAEATGCTVNIRQTWAVERAPFHPELVALIHETAGKLELPALDMVSGASHDTVYINQFAPSAMIFVPSIGGRSHAEVEETSWPDCSAGTDVLLHCILKTCNDPEGVTYAMAD, encoded by the coding sequence ATGAGCATATTGAAAACCAATCCGGAGCGGCTGCGCCGTTTTCTCACGGAAATAGCCGTGTTCGGGGCCACGGAGAATGGCGGCGTCACCCGCCTGGCCCTGAGCGACGAAGACCGCGACGCGCGCGATCAGCTCAAGTCCTGGTTCGAGGAAGCGGGGTGCGAAACGCACGTGGACCGCATGGGCAACATGTTCTTTGTCCGGCCGGGCAAGAATCGTGCGCTGCCGCCGGTGCTGACCGGCTCCCACTGCGACTCCCAGCCTCAGGGCGGACGTTTCGACGGCATCCTCGGCATCGTGGCCGGGCTGGAAGTGATCTGCGCCCTCAATGATGCGGACATCGCCCTTGAGCGCGACTTCATCGTGGTCAACTGGACCAACGAGGAAGGCAGCCGGTTTACTCCCGGCACCACGGGTTCGGGCGTGTTCGCGGGCAAACTCGACCGCGAGGCCATGTACGGACTGACCGACCGCAAAGGCTTGACCTTCGAAGGTGAGTTGGAGCGTATCGGCTACAAGGGCGAATCCGACTTCGACCCGAGACCGCTACATGCCAATTTCGAATACCACATCGAGCAGGGACCGGTGCTGGAACGCCAGGACAAGACCATCGGCGTCCCCAAGGGCATCGTCTGCCTGCGCTGGTATGACGTGGAAATCCAGGGAGTTCCGAACCACGCCGGCCCAACGCCCATGGACGAGAGACAAGACGCCATCTACGCCTTTTCCCGCATGGCGGGCCGCATCTTCGACATCGGCCTGGCTTCCGACGGCGTGGTCGCCACTGTTGGCGAGGTGCACCCCTCCCCCAACTCGCGCAACGTCATCGCGGGGCATGTCCACTTCACCATCGACATTCGCGGTTGGGACGAAACCGAGACCGACCGCGTGTGCGCCGATATCGAAACGGCCATCAGGGAAAATGCCGAGGCCACAGGCTGCACCGTGAACATCCGGCAGACATGGGCCGTGGAACGCGCCCCGTTCCATCCGGAGCTTGTGGCCCTGATTCATGAAACCGCCGGGAAACTGGAGCTGCCCGCCCTGGATATGGTCTCCGGAGCTTCCCACGACACCGTGTACATCAACCAGTTTGCGCCCAGCGCCATGATTTTCGTGCCCAGCATCGGCGGCCGCAGCCATGCCGAAGTCGAGGAAACTTCCTGGCCCGACTGCTCCGCCGGAACCGATGTTCTCCTCCATTGCATACTCAAAACGTGCAACGACCCCGAGGGCGTGACCTACGCCATGGCGGACTGA
- the allB gene encoding allantoinase AllB, with product MFDLVLKNARLVTEDAVRDTTVGVTAGRIAEIAAPGAPLEGTRTLDCSGKLVLPGLIDLHVHFNEPGMTRREDYFTGSSAAAAGGVTLFADMPLTNAPYTLTASDVRDKIDRASRKSVVDFAIWAGFVEDNTAQMEPMAEAGAYGFKMFTCGAGDGFPKPRRNTMERGFAEARRLGAFIGVHGEDQAAMDRNAQGCPSGMEEIDRFLTIHSPDTELSAVRTVLELAERTGAHVHICHASLPESVDMVTEARKRGVTATVETCPQYLLCTDEDLRRIRGPLKCTPPVRNRDAVDGMWQRVFDGALDFLGTDHSPAETGEKTNASFDACWGGINGVQYLFSLLHTEGVVRRGMDIRQLVRLYSAQPARFIGHYPERGTLEPGSEASFVLFDPGAEWTIRADRQLTKHCQTPYDGMRCTGRIEQTWLRGEPVCIYDFDKKRFRLTGRAGAGELVTPVNNKGKAR from the coding sequence ATGTTTGACCTCGTATTGAAAAACGCCCGGCTGGTGACCGAAGATGCCGTCCGCGACACCACCGTGGGCGTCACCGCGGGCCGCATCGCCGAAATCGCCGCGCCGGGAGCGCCGCTGGAAGGGACGCGCACCTTGGACTGTTCGGGAAAACTCGTCCTGCCGGGCCTGATCGACCTGCACGTTCACTTCAACGAGCCGGGCATGACGCGGCGCGAGGATTACTTCACCGGCTCATCCGCCGCGGCGGCGGGCGGAGTCACCCTGTTCGCGGACATGCCCCTGACCAACGCCCCGTATACGCTCACGGCCTCGGACGTGCGGGACAAGATCGACCGCGCGTCGCGGAAGTCGGTGGTGGATTTCGCCATATGGGCCGGTTTCGTCGAGGACAACACGGCGCAAATGGAGCCCATGGCCGAAGCCGGGGCCTACGGATTCAAGATGTTCACCTGCGGAGCCGGAGACGGATTTCCCAAACCCCGCCGGAATACCATGGAACGCGGCTTTGCCGAAGCCCGCAGGCTGGGCGCGTTCATCGGCGTACACGGTGAGGATCAGGCGGCCATGGACCGCAACGCACAGGGCTGCCCCTCCGGCATGGAAGAGATCGACCGTTTCCTGACCATCCACTCGCCCGACACTGAATTGTCCGCCGTCCGAACCGTGCTCGAACTGGCCGAGCGCACCGGCGCACACGTCCACATCTGCCACGCAAGCCTGCCGGAAAGCGTGGACATGGTGACCGAAGCCCGGAAGCGCGGCGTGACCGCCACTGTGGAGACCTGCCCCCAATACCTGCTTTGCACTGACGAGGACCTGCGCAGGATACGCGGCCCCCTCAAATGCACCCCGCCCGTGCGCAATCGGGATGCGGTGGACGGCATGTGGCAAAGGGTATTCGACGGCGCGTTGGACTTTCTGGGCACCGACCACTCCCCCGCTGAGACGGGAGAAAAGACCAACGCCTCCTTCGATGCGTGCTGGGGCGGCATCAATGGCGTCCAATACCTGTTCTCCCTGCTGCATACCGAAGGGGTGGTCAGACGCGGAATGGACATCCGGCAATTGGTCCGGCTCTACAGCGCCCAACCCGCCCGATTCATCGGACACTATCCTGAGCGGGGGACCCTGGAACCGGGAAGCGAGGCCTCCTTCGTCCTCTTCGATCCCGGCGCGGAATGGACCATCCGGGCGGACAGGCAACTCACCAAGCATTGCCAGACGCCCTATGACGGTATGCGCTGCACAGGCCGCATCGAACAGACCTGGCTTCGAGGCGAACCCGTCTGCATTTACGACTTCGATAAAAAGAGATTTCGGTTGACGGGCCGGGCGGGCGCCGGAGAACTCGTCACCCCTGTAAACAACAAAGGAAAGGCAAGATGA
- a CDS encoding aspartate/glutamate racemase family protein, whose product MRIRVINPNSSLPMTRAIEATAREICADGTVIEACCPPGSPLSIEGHSDGVLAAHHMLKLVEESGPADGFVVACFDDTGVDGLRERVSGPVLGIGEAAMHAATMLACRFSILTTLKRSIPIIEDNASRYGLGARCKGVHAANIPVLALENENDDHAFSVIREAAAAVLEKDGSDALVLGCGGMTHFARRLGDTLGIPVVDGVSTAVKFVEALVGLGLKTGKTGGYAFPLSKTPPQTGKEHV is encoded by the coding sequence ATGCGCATTCGAGTCATCAATCCCAACTCCAGCCTGCCCATGACCCGCGCCATCGAGGCCACCGCACGCGAAATCTGCGCCGACGGGACCGTCATAGAAGCCTGTTGCCCTCCCGGAAGCCCCCTCTCCATAGAAGGGCATTCGGACGGCGTTCTGGCCGCGCACCACATGCTCAAACTCGTTGAAGAAAGCGGTCCCGCCGACGGCTTTGTGGTCGCCTGCTTCGACGACACGGGCGTTGACGGACTGCGGGAGCGGGTGTCCGGGCCGGTGCTCGGCATCGGCGAGGCGGCTATGCACGCGGCCACCATGCTCGCCTGCCGCTTTTCCATCCTGACCACGCTGAAACGATCCATTCCCATCATAGAAGACAACGCGTCCCGTTATGGTCTGGGCGCGCGGTGCAAAGGGGTCCATGCAGCGAATATCCCGGTCCTGGCGTTGGAAAACGAGAACGACGACCATGCATTCTCAGTGATCCGCGAAGCCGCTGCCGCCGTCCTCGAAAAAGACGGCAGCGACGCCCTGGTCCTCGGCTGCGGCGGCATGACCCATTTCGCAAGGCGGCTCGGCGATACGCTCGGCATTCCGGTCGTGGACGGCGTGTCCACCGCCGTCAAATTCGTGGAAGCCCTGGTCGGCCTGGGCCTCAAGACCGGCAAGACGGGCGGATACGCCTTTCCCCTTTCGAAAACGCCCCCGCAAACCGGAAAAGAGCATGTTTGA
- a CDS encoding ABC transporter permease — MPISTSRPKSFYFLTAFFALFILFLYGPTLTIGILSFQGPSGGLTFPMNGWSLHWYFQLFEQQAVGDFGGSLTRSLLLALAVMVVTVVISLSAGMAFRKKFKGSGVLFYLTIVSLIIPSILISLGIGLLFNQVGIEPTWYGSALGSHLTWTLPFGLLIMFAVFNRFDKSYEAAARDMCATPFQTLRYVVVPLILPSLVGVGLFGFTLSYDEFARTIMTAGSKNTLPLEIFGMTTNVTTPVLYALGTLTTFISFAAIVGTLAILHLLKRHRARTAMEK; from the coding sequence ATGCCGATATCCACCAGCCGACCCAAGAGCTTTTACTTTCTGACCGCTTTTTTCGCCCTGTTCATACTTTTTTTATACGGGCCGACGCTGACCATCGGCATCCTCTCGTTTCAGGGGCCGTCCGGCGGCCTGACCTTCCCCATGAACGGATGGTCGCTGCACTGGTATTTCCAACTGTTTGAACAGCAGGCGGTGGGCGACTTCGGCGGATCGCTGACCCGGTCGCTCCTCCTCGCCCTGGCGGTCATGGTCGTCACCGTGGTCATATCCCTGTCGGCGGGCATGGCTTTCCGAAAAAAATTCAAGGGCAGCGGCGTCCTGTTCTACCTGACCATCGTCAGCCTGATCATACCTTCCATCCTCATCAGCCTCGGCATCGGGCTGCTTTTCAACCAGGTCGGGATCGAACCCACCTGGTACGGCTCGGCCCTCGGCTCCCACTTAACCTGGACCCTTCCCTTCGGGCTGCTGATCATGTTCGCGGTCTTCAACCGATTCGACAAATCCTACGAAGCGGCGGCCAGGGACATGTGCGCCACCCCGTTTCAGACCCTGCGATACGTGGTGGTGCCGCTCATCCTGCCCAGCCTCGTGGGCGTGGGGCTGTTCGGGTTCACCCTGTCCTATGACGAATTCGCCAGGACCATCATGACCGCGGGTTCCAAAAACACCCTGCCGCTGGAAATCTTCGGAATGACGACGAACGTGACCACCCCGGTGCTCTACGCCCTGGGGACCCTGACCACGTTCATCTCCTTCGCGGCCATTGTCGGCACCCTGGCCATCCTTCACCTCCTCAAACGCCACCGCGCACGGACGGCCATGGAGAAGTAG
- a CDS encoding ABC transporter permease, with the protein MSNERSAYLQALPLFTIMVIFLVIPTIMIVIVSFWDYNAFSIIPDFIWDNYNFLLTSSVTWQAYANTLFYAVTSWAITLLIGFTAAYYMAFHLRTTKSQTICFLLATVPFLTSNIIRMISWIPLLGRNGLVNQTLQTLGITSHPLEFLLYSDFSVILAFVHLYTLFMVVPIFNSMMRIDRKLVEAAIDAGASPWQVITQVIIPLSKSGITIGTIFVFTLVMGDFITVRLMSGGLSASVGLLIYNEISLLQYPAAAAGAVTLLGTVLIMLAILFRFANIRKDL; encoded by the coding sequence ATGTCGAACGAACGAAGCGCATATCTCCAGGCCCTGCCGCTTTTCACGATCATGGTGATCTTCCTGGTCATCCCGACCATCATGATCGTGATCGTCAGCTTCTGGGACTACAACGCCTTTTCCATCATTCCCGACTTCATCTGGGACAACTACAATTTTCTGCTGACCTCGTCCGTGACATGGCAGGCCTACGCCAACACCCTGTTCTATGCCGTCACCTCCTGGGCGATAACCCTGCTCATAGGATTCACGGCAGCCTACTACATGGCCTTCCACCTGAGGACCACCAAATCCCAGACCATCTGCTTCCTGCTGGCCACCGTCCCCTTCCTGACGTCGAACATCATCCGCATGATTTCGTGGATTCCCCTGCTGGGCCGCAACGGGCTGGTCAACCAGACGCTCCAGACCCTCGGCATTACAAGCCATCCCCTGGAGTTCCTGCTTTACAGCGACTTTTCCGTGATACTGGCCTTTGTCCATCTCTACACCCTGTTCATGGTCGTCCCCATCTTCAATTCCATGATGCGCATCGACCGCAAGCTGGTGGAGGCGGCCATCGACGCGGGAGCAAGCCCCTGGCAGGTCATCACGCAGGTAATCATCCCTCTTTCCAAGTCCGGCATCACCATCGGAACCATCTTCGTCTTCACCCTGGTCATGGGGGACTTCATCACGGTTCGCCTGATGAGCGGCGGCCTCAGCGCTTCCGTCGGCCTGCTCATCTACAACGAGATCAGCTTGTTGCAGTATCCTGCGGCTGCCGCTGGCGCAGTCACCCTGCTGGGTACTGTCCTGATCATGCTTGCCATCCTCTTCAGATTCGCCAACATCCGCAAGGACCTTTAG